The Sphingobium sp. JS3065 genome includes a region encoding these proteins:
- a CDS encoding RlmE family RNA methyltransferase — protein sequence MRGTGAGKVRVKTAKGRTAQSTRWLERQLNDPYVRRAKAEGWRSRAAFKLIELDEKFHFVKGSRAVVDLGVAPGGWAQVVRKLCPKAKVVGIDLLPTDPIPGVTLFQMDFMDDKAPVLLAEALGDAPDLVISDMAANTVGHAATDHLRTMGLVEAAAMFAVENLRKGGTFVAKVFAGGTDADLLAILKKHFTTIKHAKPPASRKGSVEWYVVAQGFKGRPEEG from the coding sequence TTGAGAGGCACTGGCGCCGGCAAGGTGCGCGTCAAGACGGCGAAGGGACGGACGGCGCAGTCCACCCGCTGGCTCGAACGGCAGTTGAACGACCCCTATGTCCGCCGCGCCAAGGCGGAAGGGTGGCGCAGCCGCGCCGCCTTCAAGCTGATCGAACTGGACGAGAAATTCCACTTCGTGAAGGGATCGCGGGCGGTGGTCGACCTGGGCGTGGCGCCCGGCGGCTGGGCGCAGGTGGTGCGCAAGCTTTGCCCCAAGGCGAAGGTGGTGGGCATCGACCTGCTGCCCACCGATCCGATTCCGGGCGTCACCCTGTTCCAGATGGACTTCATGGACGACAAGGCGCCCGTCCTGTTGGCGGAGGCTCTGGGCGATGCGCCGGACCTGGTGATTTCCGACATGGCGGCGAACACGGTCGGCCATGCGGCGACGGACCATCTGCGCACCATGGGTCTGGTCGAGGCAGCGGCGATGTTCGCTGTCGAGAATCTGCGCAAGGGCGGTACCTTCGTCGCCAAGGTGTTTGCGGGCGGTACGGATGCAGACCTGCTCGCCATCCTCAAGAAGCATTTCACGACGATCAAGCATGCCAAGCCGCCAGCCAGCCGGAAGGGCAGCGTCGAATGGTATGTCGTGGCGCAGGGGTTCAAGGGGCGGCCTGAAGAAGGCTGA
- a CDS encoding bactofilin family protein — protein sequence MSATGAKNTPFSLIGGDVMISGNLTASVDLHIDGMVEGDIRCAALVQGPDSRITGHVVAQSARLAGLVDGSITAEELVVESSARITGDVIYDSISIAPGSRIEGRFTHKENGPMAVSELKLITSESAG from the coding sequence ATGTCGGCGACCGGGGCTAAGAACACCCCCTTCTCCCTGATCGGCGGCGACGTGATGATCAGCGGCAACCTGACCGCCAGCGTCGACCTGCATATCGACGGCATGGTGGAGGGCGACATACGCTGCGCCGCCCTGGTGCAGGGGCCGGACAGCCGCATCACCGGCCATGTCGTGGCGCAGAGCGCGCGGCTTGCGGGACTGGTCGACGGATCCATCACGGCGGAGGAACTGGTGGTGGAAAGCAGCGCGCGGATCACCGGCGACGTCATTTATGACAGCATCTCGATCGCACCGGGCAGCCGCATCGAAGGGCGCTTCACCCACAAGGAAAATGGGCCTATGGCGGTGAGTGAACTCAAGCTGATCACGAGCGAGAGCGCCGGCTGA
- the rplC gene encoding 50S ribosomal protein L3 — protein MRTGVIAKKVGMTRLFQEDGRHIPVTVLALEGNQVVARKEVDRDGYVAVQLGAGVAKVKNVAKPQRGHFAKAEVEPKARLVEFRVAEDALLDVGAEIAADHFIAGQLVDVAGHTQGKGFAGAMKRWGFGGMRATHGVSISHRAHGSTGNRQDPGRVFKNKKMAGHMGDRERTQQNLEIVRTDVERGLLFVKGSVPGAKGTWLTVSDAVKVKRPADAPYPASLKQAANSNNAPAETPAEEAVAPEATEGQEG, from the coding sequence ATGCGCACAGGCGTGATCGCTAAGAAAGTCGGGATGACCCGTCTGTTCCAGGAGGACGGACGTCATATTCCGGTTACGGTTCTGGCCCTTGAGGGCAATCAGGTCGTGGCCCGCAAGGAAGTCGATCGTGACGGTTATGTCGCGGTTCAGCTCGGTGCGGGTGTCGCGAAGGTCAAGAATGTCGCCAAGCCGCAGCGCGGCCACTTCGCCAAGGCGGAAGTGGAGCCGAAGGCGCGCCTGGTCGAATTCCGTGTCGCCGAGGACGCGCTCCTCGATGTCGGCGCCGAGATCGCGGCCGATCATTTCATCGCCGGCCAGTTGGTCGACGTCGCCGGTCACACCCAGGGTAAGGGTTTTGCTGGCGCCATGAAGCGCTGGGGCTTCGGCGGCATGCGCGCCACCCACGGCGTGTCCATCAGCCACCGTGCCCATGGTTCGACGGGTAACCGTCAGGATCCGGGCCGCGTCTTCAAGAACAAGAAGATGGCGGGTCACATGGGTGACCGTGAGCGGACCCAGCAGAATCTCGAAATCGTCCGGACGGACGTCGAACGCGGTCTGCTGTTCGTGAAGGGCAGCGTTCCGGGCGCCAAGGGCACCTGGCTGACCGTCAGCGACGCCGTCAAGGTGAAGCGTCCGGCGGATGCCCCGTATCCGGCGAGCCTGAAGCAGGCCGCCAACAGCAACAACGCTCCGGCCGAAACGCCTGCTGAAGAAGCAGTCGCTCCCGAAGCGACCGAAGGCCA
- the rpsL gene encoding 30S ribosomal protein S12 gives MPTINQLVRKGRELQKTKSKVPAMEANPQKRGVCTRVYTTTPKKPNSALRKVAKVRLVNQREVITYIPGEGHNLQEHSVVLIRGGRVRDLPGVRYHVLRGVLDTQGVKDRKQSRSKYGAKRPK, from the coding sequence ATGCCAACGATCAACCAGTTGGTCCGCAAGGGCCGCGAACTGCAGAAGACCAAGTCGAAGGTCCCTGCCATGGAAGCGAACCCGCAGAAGCGCGGCGTTTGCACCCGTGTCTACACGACGACCCCGAAGAAGCCGAACTCGGCTCTCCGCAAGGTGGCGAAGGTGCGTCTGGTCAACCAGCGCGAAGTCATCACCTACATTCCGGGTGAAGGCCACAACCTTCAGGAGCACAGCGTCGTGCTGATCCGCGGCGGCCGCGTGCGCGACCTTCCCGGTGTGCGTTATCACGTGCTGCGCGGCGTTCTGGATACCCAGGGCGTCAAGGACCGCAAGCAGAGCCGTTCGAAGTACGGCGCCAAGCGTCCGAAGTAA
- the tuf gene encoding elongation factor Tu, which translates to MAKAKFERNKPHCNIGTIGHVDHGKTSLTAAITKVLAETGGATFVDYANIDKAPEERERGITISTAHVEYETEARHYAHVDCPGHADYVKNMITGAAQMDGAILVVSATDGPMPQTREHILLARQVGVPQLVVFMNKVDLVDDAEILELVELEIRELLSSYDFDGDNIPVIPGSAVKALDGTNDEIGKQAVLKLMEAVDTFIPQPERPIDKPFLMPIEDVFSISGRGTVVTGRVETGIVKVGEEVEIVGIKDTRKTTVTGVEMFRKLLDEGRAGDNIGALIRGVGREEVERGQVLAKPGTITPHTEFDAEVYVLSKEEGGRHTPFFANYRPQFYFRTTDVTGEVILPEGTEMVMPGDNVKLGVKLIAPIAMDQGLRFAIREGGRTVGAGVVGTISK; encoded by the coding sequence ATGGCTAAGGCTAAGTTTGAGCGGAACAAGCCGCACTGCAACATCGGCACCATCGGTCACGTCGACCATGGCAAGACCTCGCTGACCGCGGCGATCACCAAGGTTCTCGCCGAAACCGGCGGCGCGACCTTCGTTGACTATGCCAATATCGACAAGGCTCCCGAAGAGCGCGAGCGCGGCATCACCATCTCGACCGCCCACGTCGAATATGAGACCGAAGCCCGTCACTACGCGCACGTCGACTGCCCGGGTCACGCCGACTACGTCAAGAACATGATCACCGGTGCGGCCCAGATGGACGGCGCCATCCTCGTCGTTTCGGCCACCGACGGCCCGATGCCGCAGACCCGTGAGCACATCCTGCTCGCCCGCCAGGTCGGCGTGCCGCAGCTCGTCGTGTTCATGAACAAGGTCGACCTGGTCGACGACGCCGAAATCCTCGAGCTGGTCGAGCTGGAAATCCGCGAGCTGCTGTCGTCCTACGACTTCGACGGCGACAACATCCCCGTCATCCCCGGCTCGGCCGTGAAGGCGCTGGACGGCACGAACGACGAAATCGGCAAGCAGGCCGTTCTGAAGCTGATGGAGGCGGTCGACACCTTCATCCCGCAGCCGGAGCGTCCGATCGACAAGCCCTTCCTGATGCCGATCGAAGACGTGTTCTCGATCTCGGGCCGCGGCACCGTCGTGACCGGTCGTGTCGAAACCGGCATCGTCAAGGTTGGTGAAGAAGTCGAGATCGTCGGTATCAAGGATACCCGCAAGACCACCGTCACCGGCGTCGAGATGTTCCGCAAGCTGCTCGACGAAGGTCGTGCGGGCGACAACATCGGCGCGCTGATCCGTGGCGTGGGCCGTGAAGAAGTCGAGCGCGGCCAGGTTCTGGCCAAGCCCGGCACCATCACCCCGCACACCGAGTTCGACGCGGAAGTCTATGTTCTGTCGAAGGAAGAAGGCGGCCGTCACACCCCGTTCTTCGCGAACTATCGTCCGCAGTTCTACTTCCGCACCACCGACGTGACCGGCGAAGTGATCCTCCCCGAGGGCACCGAGATGGTCATGCCCGGCGACAATGTGAAGCTCGGCGTCAAGCTGATCGCTCCGATCGCTATGGACCAGGGTCTGCGCTTCGCGATCCGCGAAGGCGGCCGGACCGTCGGCGCAGGGGTTGTCGGCACGATCTCGAAGTAA
- the fusA gene encoding elongation factor G, translating into MARSHPLERYRNFGIMAHIDAGKTTTTERILYYTGKSYKIGEVHDGAATMDWMEQEQERGITITSAATTCFWNDHRLNIIDTPGHVDFTIEVERSLRVLDGAVAAFDGVAGVEPQSETVWRQADKYKVPRMCFINKLDRTGANFYYCVQTIIDRLGATPAVLYLPIGAESDFKGLVDLVENRAIIWKDENLGAEFSYEEIPADLADKAAEYREKLIELAVEQDDEAMEAYLEGNLPDTATLKKLIRKGTLEQAFVPVLCGSAFKNKGVQPLLDAVVDYLPSPLDIPDVQGINPDTEEPDSRKTADDAPFAGLAFKIMNDPFVGSLTFLRVYSGTLTKGTYLNSVKDKKEKIGRMLLMHANSREDVEAAYAGDIVALAGMKETTTGDTLCAERQPIILERMEFPEPVIELSVEPKTKADQEKMGVALNRLAAEDPSFRVTTDHESGQTIIKGMGELHLEILVDRMKREFKVEANVGAPQVAYREYLKKPVDIDYTHKKQSGGTGQFGRIKVKLTPGERGAGIIFKDEIKGGNIPKEYIPAIEKGMRETAATGSLIGFPIIDFEINLYDGAYHDVDSSALAFEITGRAAMREAAQKSGITLLEPVMKVEVVTPEEYLGDVIGDMNSRRGQIQGTDTRGNAQVVEAMVPLANMFGYVNSLRSFTQGRANYSMIFSHYDEVPQNVADEVKAKMA; encoded by the coding sequence ATGGCCCGCAGCCATCCGCTCGAACGCTATCGCAATTTCGGTATCATGGCGCATATCGACGCCGGCAAGACCACCACGACCGAGCGTATCCTTTATTATACCGGCAAGTCCTACAAGATCGGCGAAGTCCATGACGGCGCCGCCACCATGGACTGGATGGAGCAGGAGCAGGAGCGGGGCATCACCATCACCTCGGCCGCGACGACCTGTTTCTGGAACGACCACCGGCTGAACATCATCGACACCCCCGGCCACGTCGACTTCACCATCGAAGTCGAGCGTTCGCTGCGCGTGCTGGACGGCGCGGTCGCCGCGTTCGACGGCGTCGCGGGCGTGGAGCCGCAGTCGGAAACCGTGTGGCGCCAGGCGGACAAGTACAAGGTGCCGCGGATGTGCTTCATCAACAAGCTCGACCGCACCGGCGCCAATTTCTATTATTGCGTGCAGACGATCATCGACCGTCTGGGCGCCACCCCGGCCGTCCTCTATCTGCCCATCGGTGCAGAGTCGGACTTCAAGGGCCTGGTCGATCTGGTCGAGAACCGCGCCATCATCTGGAAGGATGAGAATCTGGGCGCCGAGTTCAGCTATGAGGAAATCCCGGCCGACCTCGCCGACAAGGCTGCCGAATATCGCGAAAAGCTGATCGAACTCGCCGTCGAACAGGACGATGAGGCGATGGAAGCCTATCTGGAAGGTAATCTACCCGATACCGCCACGCTCAAGAAGCTGATCCGCAAGGGTACGCTGGAGCAGGCCTTCGTGCCGGTGCTGTGCGGTTCGGCATTCAAGAACAAGGGCGTTCAGCCGCTGCTCGACGCGGTGGTCGACTATCTGCCTTCGCCGCTGGACATTCCCGACGTGCAGGGCATCAATCCCGACACCGAAGAACCCGACAGCCGCAAGACCGCGGATGACGCGCCCTTCGCCGGTCTGGCGTTCAAGATCATGAACGACCCGTTCGTTGGATCGCTGACCTTCCTGCGCGTCTACTCGGGCACCCTGACCAAGGGCACCTATCTGAACTCGGTCAAGGACAAGAAGGAAAAGATCGGCCGCATGCTGCTGATGCATGCCAACAGCCGTGAAGACGTCGAAGCCGCCTATGCGGGCGACATCGTCGCGCTGGCCGGCATGAAGGAAACCACCACCGGCGATACGCTGTGCGCGGAGCGCCAGCCGATCATTCTGGAGCGGATGGAATTCCCCGAGCCGGTGATCGAACTGTCGGTGGAACCCAAGACCAAGGCCGACCAGGAAAAGATGGGTGTCGCGCTCAACCGCCTGGCTGCCGAGGATCCGTCCTTCCGCGTCACGACCGATCACGAATCGGGCCAGACCATCATCAAGGGCATGGGCGAACTTCACCTCGAAATCCTGGTCGACCGCATGAAGCGCGAGTTCAAGGTCGAGGCGAATGTCGGCGCGCCGCAGGTGGCCTATCGCGAATATCTCAAGAAGCCCGTCGACATCGACTACACCCACAAAAAGCAGTCGGGCGGCACCGGCCAGTTCGGCCGCATCAAGGTGAAGCTGACGCCGGGCGAGCGCGGCGCTGGCATCATCTTCAAGGACGAGATCAAGGGCGGCAATATTCCCAAGGAATATATCCCCGCGATCGAAAAGGGCATGCGCGAAACGGCGGCCACCGGCTCGCTCATCGGCTTCCCGATCATCGACTTCGAAATCAACCTGTATGACGGCGCCTATCACGACGTCGACTCGTCGGCTCTGGCTTTCGAAATCACGGGCCGCGCCGCGATGCGCGAAGCGGCTCAGAAGTCGGGCATCACGCTGCTTGAACCGGTCATGAAGGTCGAAGTCGTCACCCCGGAGGAATATCTGGGCGACGTCATCGGCGACATGAACAGCCGTCGTGGCCAGATCCAGGGCACCGACACCCGCGGCAACGCGCAGGTGGTCGAGGCGATGGTGCCGTTGGCCAACATGTTCGGCTACGTGAACTCGCTGCGGTCCTTCACTCAGGGGCGCGCGAACTATTCGATGATCTTCTCGCACTATGACGAAGTGCCGCAGAATGTGGCGGACGAAGTCAAGGCGAAGATGGCCTGA
- a CDS encoding M23 family metallopeptidase has translation MGTAVLRARMIALWSKLCPEREIFLRSGGQVKFIRISRKAQFAAAIASSALIGWVGLTLSMAIGSAKVEQDRAALTAQGKAVASTASQVASYRKSVDQLAHELEERQDFMDDLYRTHFGKEDAAPAQNVIGKPDAGTGTGAPKLDTKISAAPEAAPLLKIDARQRRFAALLTGAVEQRADKAAAAIRSFGLNPDSLARSAARAQGGPFVPWEGQDAMPDEFEKLAKALSRMEFLEASLLAIPSGKPTATPMLSSSYGYRSDPFNGHAAFHAGLDFPGSMGQPILAAASGKVSFVGQRSGYGNVVEVTHGNGLMTRYAHLSGFERRVGQQVARGEKIARMGSTGRSTGPHLHFEVRVNGNAINPRRFLEARKDVLQIQQIATARLADVGDRG, from the coding sequence ATGGGGACAGCCGTCCTCCGGGCCAGGATGATTGCCCTGTGGTCGAAACTGTGCCCGGAGCGGGAGATTTTTCTGCGCTCCGGCGGCCAGGTGAAGTTCATTCGCATCTCGCGCAAGGCGCAGTTCGCCGCCGCCATCGCCTCCTCCGCGCTGATCGGCTGGGTGGGCCTCACCTTGTCCATGGCCATCGGCAGCGCGAAGGTCGAACAGGATCGCGCCGCCCTCACCGCACAGGGGAAGGCCGTCGCCAGCACCGCCAGTCAGGTCGCCAGCTATCGCAAGTCCGTCGACCAACTCGCCCATGAACTGGAAGAGCGGCAGGATTTCATGGACGATCTCTACCGCACCCATTTCGGCAAGGAGGACGCGGCGCCCGCCCAGAATGTGATCGGCAAGCCCGATGCGGGGACCGGAACGGGCGCGCCCAAGCTGGACACCAAGATCAGCGCCGCCCCCGAAGCGGCCCCGCTGCTCAAGATCGACGCGCGCCAGCGCCGCTTCGCCGCCCTGCTGACCGGCGCGGTCGAGCAGCGCGCCGACAAGGCGGCCGCCGCGATCCGCAGCTTCGGTCTCAACCCCGACAGCCTTGCGCGCAGCGCCGCCCGCGCCCAGGGCGGCCCCTTCGTCCCGTGGGAAGGGCAGGACGCCATGCCGGACGAATTTGAAAAGCTGGCCAAGGCGCTGTCCCGTATGGAATTTCTGGAAGCCAGCCTGCTCGCCATCCCTTCCGGCAAGCCCACCGCGACGCCGATGCTGAGCAGCAGCTACGGTTATCGCAGCGATCCCTTCAACGGCCATGCCGCCTTCCATGCGGGCCTCGATTTCCCCGGCAGCATGGGCCAGCCGATCCTGGCCGCCGCATCAGGCAAGGTCAGCTTCGTCGGCCAGCGCAGCGGCTATGGCAATGTGGTGGAGGTCACGCACGGCAACGGCCTGATGACCCGCTATGCCCATTTGTCCGGCTTCGAACGGCGCGTCGGCCAGCAAGTCGCACGCGGCGAAAAGATCGCCCGCATGGGTTCGACCGGACGCTCTACCGGCCCGCATCTTCATTTCGAGGTGCGCGTGAACGGCAATGCCATCAATCCCCGCCGCTTCCTAGAGGCCCGCAAAGATGTTCTCCAGATCCAGCAAATCGCCACGGCGCGCCTCGCAGATGTCGGCGACCGGGGCTAA
- the rpsJ gene encoding 30S ribosomal protein S10, translating into MDSNIRIRLKAFDHRVLDQATGDIADTARRTGALIRGPIPLPTRIEKFTVNRGPHIDKKSREQFEVRTYKRMLDIVQPTPQTVDALMKLDLAAGVNVEIKLA; encoded by the coding sequence ATGGACAGCAACATCCGCATTCGCCTCAAGGCGTTCGATCATCGCGTGCTTGATCAGGCGACCGGCGATATCGCCGACACCGCCCGCCGCACCGGCGCCCTTATTCGCGGTCCGATTCCCCTTCCGACGCGCATCGAAAAGTTCACGGTCAACCGTGGTCCGCACATCGACAAGAAGTCGCGCGAGCAGTTCGAGGTCCGCACCTACAAGCGTATGCTTGACATTGTGCAGCCGACGCCGCAGACGGTCGACGCGCTGATGAAGCTGGACCTCGCGGCCGGCGTCAACGTCGAGATCAAGCTGGCTTAA
- a CDS encoding MTH938/NDUFAF3 family protein, with translation MVTGFQGRGFRVRDDVFPDGLLLSPVRALAWQGAPAIDALTVADLGDLFDLDPLPEFLLVGTGAGLRQPPRPFVRELEARGIGVEVMDSRAAARAWGVLRAEERWIVAALMPIT, from the coding sequence ATCGTCACTGGCTTTCAGGGGCGGGGCTTTCGGGTCAGGGACGATGTCTTTCCCGACGGTCTGCTGCTCTCCCCGGTGCGGGCGCTGGCCTGGCAAGGCGCGCCGGCCATCGATGCGTTGACGGTGGCGGACCTGGGCGATCTGTTCGATCTTGATCCGTTGCCCGAATTTCTGCTGGTCGGCACGGGCGCGGGCCTGCGCCAGCCGCCGCGTCCCTTCGTGCGCGAACTGGAGGCGAGGGGCATTGGCGTCGAAGTCATGGACAGCCGAGCCGCCGCCCGCGCCTGGGGCGTATTGCGTGCCGAGGAACGCTGGATCGTGGCCGCGCTGATGCCGATCACCTGA
- a CDS encoding Ppx/GppA phosphatase family protein, with protein sequence MVQQSRPSPQSSGPAGGVSDKGVRSGQGNGSKAAALTPPLKSRGLSPHPLRGRRSYAAIDLGTNNCRLLIAKPSADGFVVIDAFSRIVRLGEGLAASGRISDEAIDRAISALSVCADKLRRRHVTLARSVATEACRRASNGADFIQRVYRETGIALDIISAQEEARLAVLGCHALLEPGDGPALIFDIGGGSTELVLVDANREGAPHIVDWVSAPWGVVSLTESEPFDHADPMDRLSAYGRMRARVAEAFAPLARRLPDSRADIRLLGTSGTVTTLASLHLDLPRYDRQAIDGLIVPSTSMRSISARLSSMPLAERQKLPCIGTERADLVVAGCAILESILDIWPAQRLGVADRGIREGILRGLMDRDGVKM encoded by the coding sequence ATGGTGCAGCAAAGCCGCCCATCGCCGCAGAGTTCCGGCCCGGCCGGCGGCGTTTCGGACAAAGGGGTCCGTTCCGGTCAGGGCAATGGGAGCAAGGCTGCGGCCCTCACTCCCCCGTTGAAATCGCGGGGCCTTTCGCCTCATCCGCTGCGCGGACGCCGTTCTTATGCGGCCATTGATCTTGGCACCAATAATTGCCGCCTGCTGATCGCCAAGCCATCGGCTGACGGTTTCGTCGTCATCGACGCCTTTTCCCGAATCGTGCGGTTGGGGGAGGGGCTTGCCGCTTCGGGCCGGATCAGCGACGAAGCCATCGATCGGGCCATTTCGGCACTGTCGGTCTGCGCCGACAAGCTGCGCCGCCGTCATGTCACCCTGGCCCGGTCGGTCGCGACCGAAGCCTGTCGCCGGGCGTCCAACGGCGCCGATTTCATCCAGCGCGTCTATCGCGAAACCGGCATCGCGCTGGACATCATCAGTGCGCAGGAAGAGGCGCGGCTGGCGGTGCTGGGCTGCCATGCGCTGCTGGAGCCGGGCGACGGCCCGGCGTTGATCTTCGACATTGGCGGCGGATCGACCGAATTGGTGCTGGTGGACGCCAATCGCGAAGGTGCGCCGCATATCGTCGATTGGGTGAGCGCGCCCTGGGGCGTCGTGTCGCTGACCGAAAGCGAGCCTTTCGATCATGCCGATCCGATGGACCGGCTGTCGGCCTATGGGCGGATGCGTGCGCGGGTGGCGGAGGCTTTCGCGCCTCTTGCCCGGCGCCTGCCTGATTCGCGGGCGGATATTCGTCTGCTCGGCACATCGGGGACGGTGACGACGCTGGCCAGCCTGCACCTTGACCTGCCGCGCTATGACCGGCAGGCGATAGACGGGCTGATCGTGCCGTCGACGTCGATGCGATCGATTTCGGCGCGGCTTTCCTCCATGCCTTTGGCGGAGCGGCAGAAGCTGCCCTGCATCGGGACGGAACGGGCAGATCTGGTCGTGGCGGGCTGCGCCATATTGGAATCGATCCTCGACATCTGGCCCGCGCAGCGACTGGGCGTGGCCGACCGGGGCATTCGCGAAGGCATATTGCGCGGTCTGATGGACCGCGACGGAGTGAAGATGTGA
- the secF gene encoding protein translocase subunit SecF — protein MKLLKLVPDNTNLGFVKLRHWAFGLTALLTVLAVGATFYKGLNLGVDFVGGLMIEAKFSAPPQTDKVRAVIDRLGVGDGSLQQFGDPRTVQIRLPLPEQGGAGASNAIVEKVRKAMTAEFPGVTFSRYDTVSGKVSGELIQNGVLAVMLAVIGIAIFSWFRYEWQFGISTFVAIMHDVLMTLGFFAITQLEFDLNIVAAVLTIVGYSINDKMVIDDRIRENMRKYRKMDMKALIDLSVNETLPRTVMTSVTVLLALGALLLLGGHVLRGFTAAMMLGIIVGTYSSVYVSSSLLITLGLSPATAEKKAAARANIAAQAERTGPRDDGARP, from the coding sequence ATGAAACTGCTTAAGCTCGTCCCCGACAATACGAATCTCGGCTTCGTCAAGCTGCGCCATTGGGCCTTCGGCCTGACGGCGCTGCTGACGGTGCTGGCGGTCGGCGCCACCTTTTACAAGGGGCTGAACCTGGGCGTCGATTTCGTCGGCGGTCTGATGATCGAGGCGAAGTTCTCGGCTCCGCCGCAAACCGACAAGGTGCGCGCGGTGATCGACCGGCTGGGCGTGGGCGATGGCTCGCTCCAGCAATTCGGCGATCCCAGGACGGTGCAGATCCGCCTGCCCCTGCCTGAGCAGGGCGGCGCGGGCGCATCCAACGCCATCGTCGAAAAGGTGCGCAAGGCGATGACGGCGGAATTTCCCGGCGTCACCTTCTCCCGCTACGACACGGTGTCGGGCAAGGTGTCAGGCGAACTGATCCAGAATGGCGTTCTGGCGGTGATGCTGGCGGTGATCGGCATCGCGATCTTCTCCTGGTTCCGCTATGAATGGCAGTTCGGCATCTCGACTTTTGTCGCGATCATGCACGACGTGCTGATGACGCTGGGCTTTTTCGCCATCACCCAGTTGGAATTCGACCTCAACATCGTCGCCGCCGTACTGACGATCGTGGGCTATTCGATCAACGACAAGATGGTGATCGACGACCGCATCCGCGAAAATATGCGCAAATATCGCAAGATGGACATGAAGGCGCTGATCGACCTGTCGGTCAACGAAACCTTGCCGCGCACGGTCATGACTTCCGTCACGGTGCTGCTGGCGTTGGGCGCGCTGCTGCTGCTGGGCGGCCATGTGCTGCGCGGCTTCACGGCGGCCATGATGCTGGGCATCATCGTCGGCACTTATTCGTCGGTCTATGTGTCCTCCTCGCTGCTGATCACCTTGGGCCTGTCGCCCGCCACGGCCGAGAAGAAGGCGGCGGCCAGGGCAAATATCGCCGCCCAGGCCGAGCGCACCGGACCGCGCGATGATGGAGCGCGGCCCTGA
- the rpsG gene encoding 30S ribosomal protein S7, which yields MSRRRRPEKRVILPDPKFGDIVLSKFMNSIMQDGKKAVAESIVYGALETVETKSKKDPIGMFHDALNNVKPGIEVRSRRVGGATYQVPVEVRPERAQALAIRWLITASRNRSETTMAARLSGELLDAANNRGNAVKKREDTHRMAEANRAFSHYRW from the coding sequence ATGTCACGTCGTCGTCGCCCCGAAAAGCGCGTTATCCTGCCCGATCCCAAATTCGGTGATATCGTGCTGTCGAAGTTCATGAACAGCATCATGCAGGATGGCAAGAAAGCCGTCGCCGAGTCCATCGTTTACGGTGCGCTCGAAACTGTCGAGACGAAGTCCAAGAAGGACCCGATCGGCATGTTCCATGACGCGCTGAACAATGTGAAGCCCGGCATCGAAGTCCGCAGCCGCCGCGTCGGCGGTGCGACCTACCAGGTTCCCGTCGAAGTGCGCCCCGAGCGCGCCCAGGCGCTGGCGATCCGTTGGCTGATCACGGCTTCGCGCAACCGCAGCGAAACCACCATGGCCGCCCGCCTGTCGGGTGAGCTGCTGGACGCCGCCAACAACCGCGGCAATGCGGTCAAGAAGCGCGAAGACACGCACCGCATGGCGGAAGCGAACCGCGCCTTCTCGCACTACCGCTGGTAA